The following proteins come from a genomic window of Trinickia caryophylli:
- the tssE gene encoding type VI secretion system baseplate subunit TssE gives MQAGPSLYDMLLGHIDGEPLANYDDGTLECMSIRRNVQRILDTRAGSLKHLPDYGLPDLTNIYKALPSSAHILKQQMEATLLKYEPRIRAIDVEILENDNPGVLVSFEMTCHLKKAGLVRFGTYFEPPGRMRIQQRMAARR, from the coding sequence GTGCAGGCAGGCCCCTCCCTTTACGACATGCTGCTAGGCCATATAGACGGCGAGCCGCTCGCCAACTACGACGACGGGACACTCGAATGCATGAGCATTCGGCGCAATGTCCAACGCATCCTCGACACGCGAGCCGGTTCGCTCAAGCATCTTCCCGATTACGGCCTGCCCGATTTGACGAACATCTATAAGGCCCTGCCCTCATCCGCCCACATATTGAAGCAGCAAATGGAAGCCACGCTGTTGAAATACGAACCGCGCATCCGGGCCATCGACGTCGAGATTCTCGAAAACGACAATCCGGGCGTGCTTGTCAGCTTCGAGATGACGTGTCATCTCAAGAAAGCCGGGCTCGTCCGGTTCGGCACATATTTCGAGCCACCCGGGCGCATGCGCATCCAACAGCGCATGGCGGCGCGGCGCTGA
- a CDS encoding acyltransferase family protein, whose translation MNKNGVTAAISRRTLGLFFAFSLIFVIPKSFLVDYTTGMASNSERWAYIVIADAIPASLVAVWVWCYAGRVSVRHALASAGPDPLLSLRFIACMVVMFGHYFGVVFAPPSGPAVHPHFIERLLMSAPWAGVWMFFVLSGYLMGKGFFSGRYALDEFGVADFLWNRALRIWPVYAFALFVVMVFVYPQTFQRANLWMPAQVLLMDYSGHMPINIIGALWSVSTEFQFYLLAPLIALAINWVDRKWGARYWMLALVIAIGSVVNIWLARRMDWDLLRMLKYIYNPIGANLFLFVAGMFFAKLRMNTGKRAPGMLSAGSMVLGLMLLAQTLLASYMAFYGTRFARYLVYVPPLVVAGTLLTIGLWESCKVEGRMAWFVRWTQLGGTLTYCIYVLHSDVMLALRKIAPPVIGLTQQAAYAPLVFGLTFLFSYAMYRGVEKPVAGLKR comes from the coding sequence ATGAATAAGAACGGGGTCACTGCGGCAATCTCACGCCGCACATTAGGGCTATTTTTTGCGTTTTCCTTGATCTTTGTCATCCCGAAGTCTTTTTTGGTCGATTACACGACCGGGATGGCAAGCAATTCGGAGCGGTGGGCTTATATCGTCATCGCAGATGCGATACCTGCCAGCCTTGTCGCTGTCTGGGTATGGTGCTATGCGGGGCGTGTTTCAGTCCGCCACGCCCTTGCATCGGCTGGGCCGGATCCTCTGCTGAGCCTGCGATTCATTGCCTGCATGGTGGTGATGTTCGGGCATTATTTTGGCGTCGTGTTCGCTCCGCCGTCGGGGCCTGCGGTGCATCCGCATTTCATCGAGCGGCTGCTGATGTCAGCGCCGTGGGCCGGCGTTTGGATGTTCTTCGTGCTCTCAGGGTACTTGATGGGCAAAGGATTCTTCTCGGGGCGGTATGCGCTCGATGAATTCGGCGTGGCTGATTTTCTCTGGAATCGGGCGCTTCGAATCTGGCCCGTTTACGCGTTCGCGTTGTTCGTCGTAATGGTCTTTGTGTATCCCCAGACCTTTCAGCGTGCCAATTTGTGGATGCCGGCCCAGGTGCTGCTGATGGACTATAGCGGCCACATGCCGATCAACATTATTGGGGCGCTCTGGTCTGTCAGCACGGAGTTCCAGTTCTACCTGCTCGCGCCGCTGATTGCATTGGCGATCAACTGGGTCGATCGAAAGTGGGGGGCGCGATATTGGATGCTCGCACTCGTGATCGCAATCGGTTCTGTGGTTAACATTTGGCTGGCGCGCAGAATGGATTGGGATCTGCTGCGGATGCTGAAGTACATCTACAATCCGATCGGCGCGAATCTGTTTCTGTTCGTGGCAGGAATGTTCTTCGCCAAACTGCGGATGAACACGGGCAAAAGGGCGCCGGGAATGCTCTCCGCCGGCTCGATGGTGCTTGGCTTGATGCTGCTCGCGCAAACGCTGCTGGCCTCCTACATGGCGTTTTACGGAACGCGGTTTGCACGGTACCTCGTGTATGTGCCACCACTGGTTGTCGCGGGGACGCTCCTCACCATCGGATTGTGGGAGTCCTGCAAGGTCGAGGGGCGCATGGCATGGTTCGTTCGCTGGACGCAACTCGGCGGTACGCTGACGTACTGCATCTACGTCCTTCACTCCGATGTCATGTTGGCGCTCCGCAAGATCGCGCCGCCGGTAATTGGCCTGACGCAACAGGCAGCGTATGCGCCGCTCGTGTTCGGTTTGACCTTCCTCTTCAGCTATGCGATGTATCGGGGCGTCGAAAAACCGGTCGCAGGCTTGAAGCGCTGA